A stretch of the Vigna radiata var. radiata cultivar VC1973A chromosome 7, Vradiata_ver6, whole genome shotgun sequence genome encodes the following:
- the LOC106767546 gene encoding AT-hook motif nuclear-localized protein 23-like, which produces MAGLDLGSASRFVQNLHRPDLHLQQLHHDSEDQETPPQNRGGVPFDDDDRSQGLELASTGPGDVVGRRPRGRPPGSKNKPKPPVIITRESANTLRAHILEVGSGSDIFDCVTTYARRRQRGICILSGSGTVTNVSLRQPAAAGAVVTLHGRFEILSLSGSFLPPPAPPGATSLTIYVAGGQGQVVGGNVVGELTAAGPVIVIAASFTNVAYERLPLEEEEQLQIQAPPTTSSHGVGNNNGNNSNNNSFPDPSSGLPFFNLPLNMQNVQLPGEGWGGNAASRPPPF; this is translated from the coding sequence ATGGCTGGTTTGGATTTAGGAAGCGCTTCACGCTTTGTTCAAAACCTTCACAGACCGGACTTGCACTTGCAGCAACTACATCACGATTCGGAGGACCAAGAGACGCCGCCACAGAATCGCGGAGGGGTGCCGTTCGATGACGATGACCGAAGCCAAGGATTGGAGCTAGCTTCCACGGGTCCTGGTGATGTGGTCGGTCGGCGTCCACGTGGAAGGCCACCGGGATCCAAGAACAAGCCGAAACCGCCGGTGATAATCACGCGGGAGAGCGCCAACACTCTCCGAGCGCACATCCTCGAGGTGGGAAGCGGCTCCGACATATTCGACTGCGTCACCACCTACGCGCGCCGCCGCCAGCGCGGGATCTGCATCCTCAGCGGCAGCGGCACCGTCACCAATGTCAGCCTCCGCCAGCCGGCCGCTGCAGGCGCCGTCGTCACGCTCCACGGCCGCTTTGAGATTCTTTCCCTTTCCGGCTCCTTCCTCCCGCCGCCGGCTCCGCCTGGGGCTACCAGCCTCACTATCTATGTGGCCGGAGGGCAGGGCCAGGTGGTCGGAGGAAACGTGGTTGGAGAGCTGACAGCAGCGGGGCCGGTGATCGTCATCGCGGCGTCGTTCACGAACGTGGCCTACGAGAGGCTACcgttagaagaagaagaacagcTTCAGATTCAGGCACCCCCTACGACGTCGTCTCACGGAGTTGGAAATAACAACGGCAACAATAGCAATAACAACTCTTTCCCGGACCCTTCTTCCGGACTTCCCTTCTTTAATTTACCTCTGAATATGCAGAACGTTCAGTTACCTGGGGAGGGTTGGGGGGGAAACGCTGCTTCACGTCCACCACCTTTTTga